In a genomic window of Coprococcus eutactus:
- a CDS encoding RpnC/YadD family protein — protein sequence MRYNNKQNDKLNISNGDTTQTTEIGVATSAASSDDTTGRIQWHTGFVHAMRLYLKDYEDDIEFNEEFQLTRKPLSIDLTVVKKPDDLVIDNNIGRFFRKHNILEYKSPKDELNLETFYKVQAYALLYMISPANCDAYGAPVCENDMTISIVRAAYPRELMKELKELGYTIRENIRNIYHVDGAQFPIQIVITKPSSDAESSGKDEKDIIWLNALTTDISKDTYNDFLNNVNELDSRHSMFAETIFAIVSDVNEEKIETWKEAHSMMNDAMKRIMAKELKESKDEGRSEGLAKGRSEGLAEGRSEGQDLLTEAMLTAQKENISDPAKLEELGYDKNTSVCTITALKKLGIIS from the coding sequence TTGAGATATAACAACAAACAAAACGATAAACTTAACATCAGCAACGGTGATACGACTCAGACGACTGAGATCGGTGTTGCAACTAGCGCTGCCAGCTCTGACGATACCACCGGCCGCATCCAGTGGCACACAGGATTTGTCCATGCCATGAGGCTGTATCTGAAGGATTACGAGGACGACATTGAATTCAACGAAGAATTTCAGCTCACCAGAAAACCGCTGAGCATAGACTTGACCGTAGTCAAGAAACCTGACGATCTGGTCATCGACAATAACATTGGCAGATTCTTCAGGAAACACAATATTCTTGAATACAAGTCGCCAAAAGATGAACTGAATCTTGAGACGTTCTATAAAGTACAGGCTTATGCACTGCTATATATGATCTCTCCCGCCAACTGCGATGCATACGGTGCACCTGTCTGCGAGAATGATATGACTATATCCATCGTGCGCGCCGCATACCCGAGGGAGCTTATGAAAGAGCTAAAAGAACTTGGATATACCATCCGCGAAAATATCAGGAACATCTACCATGTAGACGGCGCTCAGTTTCCAATACAGATCGTCATTACCAAGCCATCGTCAGATGCTGAAAGCTCTGGCAAAGATGAGAAAGACATAATCTGGCTGAACGCGCTCACTACTGATATTTCAAAGGACACTTACAATGATTTTTTGAACAATGTCAACGAGTTAGACAGCAGACACAGCATGTTTGCAGAGACAATATTTGCCATTGTATCCGATGTAAACGAAGAAAAAATTGAGACATGGAAGGAGGCACATTCTATGATGAACGATGCGATGAAAAGAATTATGGCTAAGGAACTTAAGGAAAGCAAGGATGAGGGACGTTCCGAGGGACTGGCTAAAGGACGTTCCGAAGGACTAGCTGAAGGACGTTCCGAGGGTCAAGATCTGCTGACTGAAGCTATGCTTACTGCGCAGAAAGAGAACATCTCCGACCCAGCAAAACTTGAGGAGCTTGGCTACGACAAGAATACCTCCGTATGTACTATAACGGCGCTTAAGAAGCTGGGGATTATCTCATAG